In Sporosarcina sp. PTS2304, a genomic segment contains:
- a CDS encoding DUF2653 family protein — protein sequence MEQQIIYEQDVANAVCVLIAKEARAMPDDVEVELGYDDETGFTAEAELNGQMHYLDTMRLVEALRLWIDQYLDLDPMAAGIQLKLDDEEGIIALIR from the coding sequence ATGGAACAGCAGATAATTTATGAGCAGGACGTAGCAAATGCGGTATGTGTCTTAATCGCCAAAGAAGCGCGTGCCATGCCTGATGATGTGGAAGTTGAGCTCGGTTATGACGATGAAACAGGCTTTACTGCCGAAGCGGAATTGAACGGGCAGATGCATTATTTAGATACGATGCGTCTCGTAGAGGCTCTTCGCTTATGGATTGACCAATATCTTGATCTTGATCCGATGGCTGCGGGTATTCAGCTGAAGCTGGATGATGAAGAAGGCATTATTGCGTTAATTCGATAA
- the ectB gene encoding diaminobutyrate--2-oxoglutarate transaminase, whose protein sequence is MTMVLTKSQQVMEVFENHESQVRSYSRSFPTVFKKAKGYKMWDTEGKEYIDFFAGAGALNYGHNEEKMKATLIEYIQDDGITHSLDMGTTVRKEFLERFNEVILQPRNMNYKVMFPGPTGTNTVESALKIARKVTGRHNVISFTNGFHGMTLGALSVTGNAYNRGGAGVPLNHTTSMPFDTFLEEGQSLKFLKKYLADASSGLDLPAAMILETVQGEGGINPASFEWLREVERLCRNYDILLIVDDVQAGCGRTGTFFSFEPAGIKPDLVCLSKSIGGYGLPLALTLIKPEYDQFGPAEHNGTFRGNNMAILTATEALSYWETDEFAKSVQEKSKLITERMETIVEEYPELKATTRGRGFMQGIVCGEGKEDYAEKICAKAFEKGLIIETSGSEGEVVKFLGSLIMDEKGIDQGFDILEKAIEEVVHN, encoded by the coding sequence ATCACCATGGTACTGACAAAAAGTCAGCAGGTAATGGAAGTATTTGAAAATCATGAATCGCAAGTGAGAAGTTACAGCAGAAGTTTCCCTACAGTATTCAAAAAAGCAAAAGGCTATAAGATGTGGGACACAGAAGGTAAGGAGTATATCGATTTCTTTGCCGGTGCAGGTGCTTTAAACTATGGTCATAACGAAGAAAAAATGAAAGCTACATTAATTGAGTATATTCAAGATGATGGGATTACTCATAGCTTAGATATGGGAACGACTGTACGAAAAGAGTTTCTTGAACGATTTAACGAAGTGATCTTACAGCCAAGAAATATGAACTATAAAGTGATGTTTCCTGGACCCACAGGGACGAATACAGTCGAAAGTGCACTGAAAATCGCCCGCAAAGTAACAGGTCGCCACAACGTCATTAGTTTTACGAATGGATTCCACGGCATGACACTCGGTGCATTGTCGGTAACGGGGAATGCGTACAATCGGGGTGGAGCGGGTGTTCCACTGAATCATACGACGTCTATGCCGTTTGATACGTTTTTAGAGGAAGGTCAATCATTGAAGTTCCTTAAAAAGTATTTAGCTGACGCAAGCAGTGGTCTGGATCTTCCGGCTGCAATGATTTTGGAAACTGTGCAAGGGGAAGGCGGTATTAATCCTGCAAGTTTTGAGTGGTTACGTGAAGTGGAACGTCTATGTCGTAATTACGATATTTTATTGATCGTAGATGACGTGCAGGCAGGTTGCGGACGGACGGGGACATTTTTCAGTTTTGAACCCGCTGGCATCAAGCCCGATCTCGTCTGTCTGTCAAAATCCATCGGCGGCTACGGTCTACCCCTAGCGTTAACGCTCATAAAACCGGAATACGACCAATTCGGGCCGGCCGAGCATAACGGAACATTCCGAGGCAACAATATGGCGATTTTGACAGCGACCGAAGCTTTGTCATACTGGGAAACAGATGAATTCGCTAAATCGGTACAAGAAAAATCCAAGCTTATCACCGAGCGTATGGAAACGATTGTAGAAGAGTATCCTGAATTGAAAGCGACTACGCGTGGACGTGGTTTCATGCAAGGAATCGTCTGCGGTGAAGGTAAAGAAGACTATGCAGAAAAAATTTGTGCTAAAGCATTTGAAAAAGGTTTGATCATCGAAACATCAGGATCAGAAGGGGAAGTCGTTAAATTCCTCGGTTCTTTAATCATGGATGAAAAAGGAATTGACCAAGGCTTCGATATTTTAGAAAAAGCAATCGAAGAAGTCGTTCATAACTAA
- a CDS encoding cold-shock protein, translating to MEQGKVKWFNAEKGYGFIEREDGDDVFVHFSAIQGDGFKTLEEGQEVSFEIEQGQRGLQATNVTKN from the coding sequence ATGGAACAAGGTAAAGTAAAATGGTTTAACGCAGAAAAAGGTTATGGCTTCATCGAACGTGAAGATGGCGACGACGTATTCGTACACTTCTCAGCTATCCAAGGCGACGGGTTCAAAACACTTGAAGAAGGTCAAGAAGTATCATTCGAGATCGAACAAGGTCAGCGCGGACTTCAAGCTACTAACGTAACTAAAAACTAA
- the ectA gene encoding diaminobutyrate acetyltransferase, translated as MQKHHKLSIAGVDPTDPYTFREPNVKDGKEIWQLIKDTQVLDLNSSYSYLLWADQFSETSIVVEKDAKIVGFISGFIQPKADNTLFIWQVAVDESARGKRLASRMLQSILQRSACRNVQFLEATVTPSNIPSTKLFKGLARDLETECMISDGYPAHLFPSGDHEAEELFRIGPF; from the coding sequence TTGCAGAAACACCATAAACTTTCAATTGCGGGTGTGGACCCAACTGATCCATACACGTTTCGCGAACCGAATGTAAAAGATGGAAAAGAAATCTGGCAACTCATTAAAGATACCCAAGTACTCGACCTGAACTCATCGTATAGCTATTTGTTATGGGCTGATCAATTCAGTGAGACGAGTATAGTTGTTGAGAAAGATGCGAAAATTGTCGGTTTCATTTCTGGATTTATTCAGCCGAAAGCGGATAATACCTTATTTATCTGGCAAGTGGCAGTAGACGAATCAGCGCGAGGGAAACGTCTGGCTTCTCGTATGTTGCAGTCGATTTTACAACGATCAGCATGTCGGAATGTTCAATTTTTGGAAGCGACAGTGACTCCTTCCAATATTCCATCGACGAAGTTATTTAAAGGATTAGCACGCGATTTAGAAACAGAGTGCATGATTTCAGATGGGTATCCCGCACATTTATTCCCATCTGGCGATCATGAGGCTGAAGAACTCTTCCGCATCGGTCCGTTCTGA
- a CDS encoding CAP-associated domain-containing protein, translated as MIKRLFQLLILVVIVYAAKPWWEGPVSEYVDLSFLDPLDARVESVLNEETIESALDYTKQSITTIVTFISEKTASSRAPDPVEQPALETPKQGILSIHNIEIGMSEAEVQAELGVPVRQTMNEYGTEWLTFHQNYQNFVMLSYDAKRNVQAIYTNDRLISSSIGIEYGALQADVRESMGEPITEIRKGTNIYKMQKDEGMDIFHSNGMYIYVFYDLHKHNQVTAIQLISDALEQKKSALYAPKNDALRKGFELQLFDLTNAARVRHGRSILQWDEKASITARKHSLDMAMHDYFSHENLQGESPFDRMKKEGVSFVSAGENLAYGQSSSIFAHEGLMNSKGHRENILIRDYQYLGIGVDFSDKEQPFYTENFFAK; from the coding sequence ATGATAAAACGCCTTTTTCAGTTGCTCATCTTAGTCGTGATTGTATACGCTGCCAAACCGTGGTGGGAAGGTCCGGTGTCCGAATATGTGGATTTATCGTTCCTGGATCCGCTCGATGCACGTGTAGAATCCGTACTGAATGAGGAAACGATTGAATCTGCGCTTGATTATACAAAACAATCGATTACTACCATCGTCACGTTCATTTCAGAAAAAACAGCTTCTTCTCGCGCGCCGGATCCCGTCGAACAACCTGCGCTCGAAACGCCGAAACAAGGAATTCTTTCCATTCACAACATCGAAATCGGCATGTCTGAAGCGGAAGTACAGGCGGAACTAGGGGTACCTGTTCGTCAAACGATGAATGAATACGGGACGGAATGGCTGACCTTTCATCAAAACTATCAAAACTTTGTTATGCTTTCATATGATGCGAAACGAAATGTACAAGCAATTTATACGAATGATCGACTAATCTCTTCATCTATCGGCATCGAGTATGGTGCTTTACAAGCCGACGTTCGCGAGTCGATGGGGGAACCCATTACAGAAATTCGCAAAGGAACGAATATTTACAAAATGCAAAAAGATGAAGGCATGGATATTTTTCATTCGAACGGCATGTATATATATGTTTTTTACGATTTGCATAAGCATAACCAAGTTACCGCCATTCAGCTAATTTCTGATGCGCTCGAACAAAAGAAATCTGCGCTCTACGCACCGAAAAACGATGCGCTGCGCAAAGGCTTCGAACTCCAGTTATTTGATCTAACGAATGCGGCAAGAGTGCGTCACGGACGGTCGATTTTGCAGTGGGATGAAAAAGCGTCTATTACCGCGCGCAAGCATAGTTTAGATATGGCGATGCATGATTATTTCAGCCATGAAAACTTGCAGGGCGAATCTCCTTTCGATCGCATGAAAAAAGAAGGCGTGTCATTTGTCAGTGCCGGAGAGAATTTGGCGTATGGACAATCCAGTAGCATTTTCGCTCACGAAGGATTGATGAATTCCAAAGGTCACCGCGAAAATATATTAATACGGGATTATCAATATCTAGGAATCGGAGTAGATTTCAGCGACAAAGAACAGCCATTTTATACGGAAAACTTCTTCGCCAAGTAA
- a CDS encoding phosphoribosylaminoimidazolesuccinocarboxamide synthase: MKLTYSGKTKDVYQLEDGHVLLKFKDDVTGEDGVFDPGANTVGLTIEGAGKSGLRMTQYFFEKLAEEQIPTHYIAADLDEVTMTVKQAEMFGSGLEVICRFRAVGSFLRRYGAYCEEGQVLDAFVEVTLKDDDRKDPPISEDALAQLGILTHEEYATLKKQTQQISEIVKAEMAKKGLDLYDIKLEFGRDSEGNIMLIDEVSGGNMRVYKGDTYIAPMDLEKLLFS, from the coding sequence ATGAAATTAACCTATTCTGGTAAAACGAAAGATGTCTATCAGTTGGAAGATGGACATGTGCTATTGAAGTTTAAAGACGATGTGACAGGGGAAGACGGCGTATTTGATCCAGGTGCGAATACGGTTGGATTGACGATAGAAGGTGCAGGGAAATCCGGTCTTCGTATGACACAGTATTTTTTCGAGAAATTAGCAGAAGAACAGATCCCGACTCATTATATCGCCGCTGATTTAGACGAAGTGACGATGACAGTAAAACAGGCGGAGATGTTCGGCAGCGGACTTGAAGTTATTTGTCGTTTCCGTGCGGTAGGAAGTTTCTTACGCAGATATGGAGCGTATTGTGAAGAAGGGCAAGTACTGGACGCATTTGTAGAAGTGACATTGAAAGACGACGATCGTAAAGATCCGCCTATTTCAGAAGATGCGCTAGCACAGCTTGGGATTTTAACGCATGAAGAATACGCAACGTTGAAGAAGCAAACACAACAAATTTCTGAAATCGTCAAAGCGGAAATGGCGAAAAAGGGATTGGACCTATACGATATTAAATTGGAGTTCGGTCGTGATTCTGAAGGCAATATTATGTTGATCGATGAAGTTTCGGGAGGAAATATGCGTGTCTATAAAGGCGACACATATATCGCTCCAATGGATTTAGAAAAGTTGTTATTTTCATAA
- a CDS encoding superoxide dismutase family protein, with amino-acid sequence MWKLPSIVLGAALLTAACGGASDEKEPVNGNEDAVVEQEETMTEVVAPVHNTDGDSIGTVTLTEGPSGVSMKVDVTGLTPGEHGMHFHETGVCTAPDFKASAGGHFNPTDVEHGFDNPKGHHSGDLENLVADEEGNASVEITADVVTLEMGKDNSLLDDDGTALIIHEGADDYKTDPAGDSGAPFACAEITSTNAQ; translated from the coding sequence ATGTGGAAATTACCGAGTATTGTGTTAGGGGCGGCTTTGTTGACGGCGGCTTGTGGTGGAGCTTCAGATGAAAAGGAGCCGGTCAATGGCAATGAAGATGCGGTAGTGGAGCAAGAAGAGACGATGACGGAAGTGGTAGCGCCCGTTCATAATACGGATGGTGATTCTATTGGGACTGTCACATTAACAGAGGGGCCTAGCGGTGTATCGATGAAAGTCGATGTGACGGGCTTGACACCGGGTGAGCATGGCATGCATTTCCATGAAACGGGAGTGTGTACAGCCCCAGACTTTAAAGCTTCTGCGGGAGGTCATTTTAATCCAACTGATGTAGAGCATGGTTTTGACAATCCAAAAGGACATCACTCAGGGGATTTAGAGAATCTGGTGGCGGATGAAGAAGGGAATGCCAGCGTCGAAATTACAGCAGATGTTGTAACTCTTGAAATGGGCAAGGACAATTCATTGCTTGACGATGATGGCACGGCGTTGATCATTCATGAAGGAGCGGACGATTATAAGACGGATCCTGCAGGTGATTCGGGTGCACCGTTTGCATGTGCTGAAATTACATCAACAAATGCACAATAA
- a CDS encoding CPBP family intramembrane glutamic endopeptidase has protein sequence MGISNEKVKKDFNPKEAIFVFSSFSFICVAILFCLVIYKVLTVANLLSVDQPLRVVVYVTGASVGLIAFGVLLATYLPSKYIETANMEFTSYSIPVTMIMLFVAALFEELLFRGIIQNLILVYTESAWIAIIATTFLFLCLHVQYFKKPVMLLSISVSSVVFGWIYMQTATLLAPLIVHFLMNSSVTLLYKYKVLTIK, from the coding sequence ATGGGAATTTCAAATGAAAAAGTGAAAAAAGACTTCAATCCCAAAGAAGCCATATTTGTGTTTTCTTCATTTTCATTTATATGCGTAGCTATTCTATTTTGTCTCGTCATCTATAAAGTGCTAACCGTAGCGAATTTACTGTCAGTCGATCAGCCGCTGCGCGTGGTAGTGTACGTAACGGGAGCATCGGTAGGTCTGATAGCGTTTGGGGTGCTGTTGGCAACATATTTGCCTTCGAAATACATAGAAACTGCTAATATGGAATTTACAAGCTATTCCATACCGGTAACGATGATCATGCTGTTTGTAGCGGCGTTATTTGAAGAGTTGCTGTTCAGGGGAATTATTCAAAACCTAATTCTTGTATACACAGAAAGTGCGTGGATTGCGATTATAGCGACTACATTCTTGTTTTTATGCCTTCATGTTCAGTATTTCAAAAAGCCTGTGATGCTACTGAGTATTTCAGTGTCCAGTGTAGTGTTTGGGTGGATTTACATGCAGACAGCTACTCTTTTAGCTCCATTGATCGTTCACTTTCTAATGAATAGCAGTGTTACATTGCTATACAAATATAAAGTATTGACAATCAAATAA
- a CDS encoding ectoine synthase — MIVRTVDEIIGSENETKAETWASRRFLLKKDQMGFSFHETIIYAGTETHIHYQNHLEAVYCVAGDGEIETVADGKVYPIQDGTMYALNENDEHYLRGGNEDMRLICVFNPPLVGTETHDEHGVYPLIEE, encoded by the coding sequence GTGATTGTACGTACAGTTGATGAAATTATAGGCAGCGAAAATGAAACAAAAGCAGAAACGTGGGCAAGTCGTCGCTTCTTGCTGAAGAAAGATCAGATGGGATTTTCGTTTCACGAGACGATTATTTATGCGGGAACTGAAACGCATATTCATTATCAAAATCACTTAGAAGCTGTGTATTGCGTGGCGGGTGACGGTGAAATTGAAACAGTCGCCGACGGAAAAGTATATCCGATCCAAGATGGCACGATGTATGCGCTGAATGAAAACGACGAGCATTATTTGCGCGGCGGGAATGAAGATATGCGGTTAATCTGCGTCTTTAATCCGCCACTCGTCGGAACAGAGACTCACGATGAACATGGCGTGTACCCGTTGATTGAAGAGTGA
- a CDS encoding MMPL family transporter has translation MTQYIGKGGTTLLPFAKFVTTSYKWILAFWLVFFGIMTYFAIQLPGLLAGDGFRVDGEHEKVMKIISEDFGLPAESLLIVFDGKTDAEIDATLERLDTLHIASEIVSPLAEDAQYTNDLSYALLHFNEAPDNMPQVVSDIRASFAKEEGIVLTGGGAFEHDVNQASQRDLMTAEAIGLPIAIIVLLFAFGTIVASFVPLIVGIGTVVSTLGVMGILGNQVELSIFVLNIVPMLGLALSIDFALLFISRYREELKKQSIVDSIIMTIRTAGRSIIFSAICVFIGLGAMLLIRVDIFMNIAVGGMIVVGMAVISSLTLLPAVLLVLGERIHKGRLLKDHTEDANGWRKFANGVIKRPVTIALVAFVLLAIAVIPVRNMELTIPQIDSLPESFDTRTAFEKMQETFELDAESTVYILAEREGGWKTTEGLNAMKTLQDQLTEDSLVKDVSTIFTLSGIETPAEWENRLKVPPLYDQLNPLLKELTDTNRLLIPVTLRAAGSSNEAQDWVRDWSATADWNLLIGGEPRFNQEIFDEIADHIVYVLLIIVVSTFFILLVAFRSLIIPIKAILMNILGLSATFGILVYIFQYGHFGLHPGTVALIIPVIVFSLVFGLSMDYEVFLISRMQEEFSYSFDNDKSTVEGLATTSKVITSAALIMIVLTGAFAFTDVMPVKQIGVGIAVAVAIDATIIRLLLVPSLMKLFGKWNWWLPFGKGLYRSNSQISRGREE, from the coding sequence ATGACCCAATACATAGGAAAAGGAGGAACTACATTGCTGCCATTCGCAAAGTTTGTCACTACGTCTTATAAGTGGATTCTTGCTTTCTGGCTTGTCTTTTTCGGCATCATGACGTACTTTGCCATTCAACTTCCCGGTCTTTTAGCAGGAGATGGATTTAGAGTCGATGGCGAACATGAAAAAGTCATGAAGATCATCTCGGAAGATTTCGGCTTGCCTGCTGAGTCATTGTTGATCGTATTCGATGGGAAAACCGATGCCGAAATCGATGCTACTTTAGAAAGACTGGATACGCTTCACATTGCGTCGGAAATCGTTTCTCCGTTAGCGGAAGACGCACAATATACGAATGATTTATCTTATGCACTCTTACATTTCAATGAAGCACCCGATAATATGCCGCAAGTCGTTTCAGACATTCGCGCTTCATTTGCCAAAGAGGAAGGTATCGTCCTAACAGGCGGTGGTGCATTTGAACATGACGTCAATCAGGCAAGTCAGCGTGATTTGATGACTGCGGAGGCTATTGGCTTGCCGATTGCAATCATCGTTTTGCTGTTCGCATTCGGCACAATCGTCGCTTCGTTCGTTCCTTTAATTGTAGGAATCGGTACCGTTGTGTCTACGTTAGGTGTGATGGGAATACTAGGCAATCAAGTGGAGCTGTCCATTTTCGTGCTCAATATCGTCCCTATGCTCGGGCTGGCACTAAGTATCGACTTTGCGTTGTTGTTCATCAGCCGTTACCGCGAAGAATTAAAAAAGCAATCTATCGTGGATTCTATTATTATGACGATCCGCACAGCGGGCCGCTCGATTATTTTCTCCGCGATCTGTGTCTTTATCGGACTCGGCGCCATGTTGCTTATTCGAGTGGATATTTTCATGAATATCGCGGTTGGCGGTATGATCGTCGTCGGCATGGCCGTTATTTCTTCACTCACTTTATTGCCGGCAGTTCTTTTAGTGTTAGGCGAACGAATTCATAAAGGGCGATTGCTGAAAGATCACACAGAAGATGCGAATGGCTGGCGCAAGTTTGCGAACGGTGTCATTAAAAGACCTGTAACCATTGCTCTCGTAGCGTTTGTGCTGCTAGCGATCGCAGTTATTCCTGTACGCAATATGGAACTGACAATTCCCCAAATTGATTCATTGCCAGAGTCATTCGACACCCGTACCGCCTTCGAAAAAATGCAAGAGACATTCGAACTTGATGCGGAAAGTACCGTCTATATATTGGCTGAACGTGAAGGTGGATGGAAAACGACTGAAGGCCTTAACGCGATGAAAACACTTCAAGACCAGTTAACGGAGGACTCATTAGTAAAGGACGTTTCGACGATCTTCACTCTTAGCGGCATCGAAACACCAGCCGAGTGGGAAAACCGGCTAAAAGTGCCTCCGCTATATGATCAGCTAAATCCATTATTAAAAGAGTTGACCGACACGAACCGACTGCTGATTCCCGTCACCTTACGCGCAGCCGGCAGTTCAAATGAAGCCCAAGATTGGGTACGTGACTGGTCCGCTACAGCCGACTGGAACTTGCTGATTGGCGGAGAGCCACGTTTCAACCAAGAAATTTTCGATGAAATTGCAGATCACATCGTCTACGTCTTGCTTATTATTGTTGTTTCCACATTTTTCATCTTATTAGTCGCATTTCGATCGTTAATCATCCCGATCAAAGCGATTTTGATGAATATTTTAGGACTCTCTGCCACATTCGGAATCTTAGTGTACATTTTCCAATACGGTCATTTTGGGCTGCATCCTGGCACGGTGGCGCTCATCATTCCCGTCATCGTCTTCAGTCTCGTCTTCGGTTTGAGTATGGACTATGAAGTATTTTTAATCTCTCGCATGCAAGAGGAATTCTCGTATTCATTTGATAACGACAAATCCACTGTAGAGGGACTCGCTACCACGAGTAAAGTCATCACTTCTGCCGCACTTATCATGATCGTCCTTACAGGTGCATTCGCATTCACCGACGTCATGCCCGTCAAGCAAATCGGCGTCGGCATTGCTGTCGCTGTCGCAATCGATGCAACCATCATCCGGCTCCTTCTCGTCCCAAGCCTGATGAAACTATTCGGCAAATGGAACTGGTGGCTCCCATTCGGTAAAGGACTGTACCGCTCGAACAGCCAGATATCTAGAGGGCGCGAAGAGTGA
- a CDS encoding IS256 family transposase produces MTLFDYLNINEEELKEAVMTSNLDNVLKSAVVLILNEYMEKERDEYLETAKYERVAERRDYRNGYYERELMITVGRVKLKVPRTREGGFSTSVFEKYARVDQAFMLSMLEMVVSGVSTRKVTNVIETLCGETVSKSFVSSLTAQLDPIVNQWASRPLNVTTYRYLHVDAMYIKVRENRKVVSKAVYIATAISTDNRREVVGLKIDQAESFEAWQSFLQSLKRRGLQSPDLVISDAHEGLKKAISQEFVGTSWQRCTVHFKRNLLKALPKKMAKSFMADVRTIFMSSDLEGAREAKERLVEKYAKEPRVQKALDILEGGYDEATQFLNEPSRYHRYTSSTNHLERLNQEVRRREQVIRIFPNEQSAFRLIGAVLMEADERLQKGSPLR; encoded by the coding sequence ATGACCCTATTTGATTATCTTAACATAAACGAGGAAGAACTAAAAGAAGCGGTGATGACTTCTAATCTGGACAACGTGCTGAAATCTGCTGTCGTTCTCATATTAAATGAGTATATGGAAAAAGAAAGAGATGAGTATTTGGAAACGGCCAAATATGAACGAGTAGCTGAGCGACGTGACTATCGCAACGGCTACTATGAACGAGAACTGATGATCACTGTCGGGCGCGTGAAATTAAAAGTTCCGCGTACACGAGAAGGTGGTTTTTCGACATCGGTTTTTGAAAAATATGCACGGGTGGACCAGGCGTTTATGCTTTCCATGCTAGAGATGGTGGTCAGTGGCGTTTCCACAAGGAAAGTGACGAATGTTATCGAGACATTATGCGGAGAAACGGTTTCTAAATCTTTCGTATCTTCACTGACTGCCCAGCTCGATCCGATCGTCAACCAATGGGCCAGCCGTCCTTTGAATGTGACGACGTATCGTTACTTGCATGTGGACGCCATGTATATCAAAGTCCGTGAGAATCGAAAAGTGGTTTCCAAAGCAGTTTATATCGCGACGGCGATCAGCACGGACAACCGCCGGGAAGTGGTGGGGCTGAAAATTGATCAAGCAGAGAGTTTCGAAGCTTGGCAGTCGTTCCTCCAGAGTCTAAAGCGACGTGGACTCCAATCTCCTGACCTTGTCATCTCGGATGCACATGAGGGGCTCAAGAAGGCGATTAGCCAGGAGTTTGTCGGGACTTCTTGGCAACGATGTACTGTCCATTTCAAGCGGAATCTACTAAAAGCATTACCGAAAAAAATGGCCAAATCCTTTATGGCGGACGTGCGCACTATTTTTATGAGCTCTGATCTTGAAGGAGCTCGGGAAGCGAAAGAACGGCTGGTAGAGAAGTATGCGAAAGAGCCACGTGTTCAAAAAGCGTTAGATATTCTTGAGGGAGGCTATGATGAGGCCACGCAGTTCTTAAATGAGCCTTCTCGTTATCATCGCTATACAAGTTCTACCAATCACCTAGAACGCTTAAATCAAGAAGTGCGAAGAAGAGAACAAGTCATCCGCATTTTTCCAAATGAGCAGTCTGCCTTTCGACTGATCGGTGCTGTGCTGATGGAGGCGGATGAACGTCTACAAAAAGGCAGCCCGCTACGGTAA
- a CDS encoding MATE family efflux transporter, with protein sequence MKHTIYESYSINKLLLTFSLPAIFSLIVETLTAVVDTSFAGHLGSQSESALTAMGLLSPLLAVFVALQTLFAISTAIMISTYLGRNDRVKLNRYFQSGFIMTLVVSVATSLLVYLFIDPIVTMLGAEGEIYSLAQEYLKIIIISNIFSAVGYTLTSSIRAFGNPNAEAVIIVLSVIINIVCNAILTFGFHLGMTGIALGTLISEVVCAFLSIAYLVKKKNWFQCEKISWKAFVTMSYKMFKIGFAQTTIQMLAGATAFIVNYQLLSVGGHSHVAMWNIANKMYMLLLMPIIGITQAVQTIIAYFSGKGDEEKKNLVVKKTIQYCFFYGLGMTAIVFLAGKYILLVFTGDPALIESVMAIIKVIFITFPILGVTYTVMTLLQVTGSELQAVVIGLTRQVVSVIPLVIVLPYVFSMYDIFGVLPAFSIFFAIPLADLVTLGVALALFRRAKRLRA encoded by the coding sequence ATGAAACATACGATATATGAAAGTTATTCGATCAATAAATTACTTCTTACATTTTCGCTGCCAGCAATCTTTTCTCTAATAGTAGAAACGTTAACGGCAGTTGTAGATACATCCTTTGCGGGTCACTTAGGAAGCCAAAGTGAAAGCGCATTGACAGCAATGGGATTACTTTCTCCACTTTTGGCGGTATTTGTAGCGCTACAAACACTGTTCGCCATTTCGACAGCGATTATGATCTCTACATATTTGGGGCGTAATGATCGAGTGAAATTGAATCGTTATTTTCAAAGTGGATTTATTATGACGCTAGTCGTCAGCGTAGCTACGTCATTGCTCGTTTATTTGTTTATCGATCCGATCGTAACGATGCTAGGGGCGGAAGGGGAAATTTACAGTCTTGCTCAAGAGTATTTGAAGATTATTATTATTAGTAATATTTTCAGCGCAGTTGGCTATACATTGACGAGCAGTATAAGAGCATTTGGTAATCCGAACGCTGAAGCGGTAATTATTGTTCTTTCGGTCATCATCAACATTGTATGTAACGCGATATTAACATTTGGTTTCCATTTAGGAATGACAGGGATTGCGTTAGGAACGCTTATTAGTGAAGTAGTCTGTGCGTTTTTGTCGATTGCCTATCTTGTGAAGAAAAAGAATTGGTTTCAGTGTGAAAAGATTTCATGGAAAGCATTTGTCACCATGTCGTATAAAATGTTCAAAATTGGTTTTGCTCAGACGACGATTCAAATGTTAGCAGGCGCTACAGCATTTATCGTAAACTACCAGTTGCTTTCTGTAGGCGGGCATTCGCATGTGGCGATGTGGAATATTGCAAATAAAATGTACATGTTGTTGCTAATGCCGATTATCGGAATCACGCAGGCGGTTCAAACAATCATTGCTTACTTTTCGGGTAAAGGTGACGAAGAGAAAAAGAATTTGGTTGTTAAGAAGACTATACAGTATTGTTTCTTCTATGGGCTAGGAATGACGGCTATTGTTTTTTTGGCTGGAAAATATATCTTGCTTGTTTTTACAGGAGATCCCGCATTGATCGAGTCTGTAATGGCGATAATCAAAGTAATTTTTATCACTTTTCCTATTTTGGGCGTTACGTATACAGTGATGACGTTGTTGCAGGTTACGGGAAGTGAATTGCAGGCGGTTGTCATCGGGTTGACTAGACAGGTGGTTTCCGTAATTCCGTTAGTTATCGTGTTGCCGTATGTTTTTAGTATGTATGATATATTTGGAGTGCTTCCAGCGTTTTCAATCTTTTTTGCGATTCCATTGGCGGATTTAGTTACGCTTGGTGTTGCATTAGCTTTGTTTAGACGAGCTAAGAGGCTTCGGGCGTGA